A region of Bradyrhizobium sp. SZCCHNS1050 DNA encodes the following proteins:
- a CDS encoding protein-glutamate O-methyltransferase CheR translates to MNQPDYEFLRKLLRDKSGLDLSADKQYLIESRLLPLARKAGLASISDLVQKLKDGSSALISQVVEAMTTNETFFFRDKVPFDHFRDVIMPELLKARANRKSIRIWCAACSTGQEPYSLAMSLKEMGSALSGWRIEIIATDLSQEVLEKSKAGLYSQFEVQRGLPIQLLVKYFKQAGELWQINSDVRGMVQHRQLNLLHDFSQLGTFDVVFCRNVLIYFDQDTKINIFGRLAKQMEPDGFLVLGAAETVVGLTDVFKPLADRRGLYRPSGIASAAKASAPGMPRIAAAGN, encoded by the coding sequence GTGAACCAGCCTGATTATGAGTTCCTGCGCAAGCTGCTTCGAGACAAGTCCGGTCTCGATCTGTCTGCCGACAAGCAATATCTGATCGAGAGCCGCCTGCTTCCGCTCGCGCGCAAGGCCGGCCTGGCCAGCATCAGCGATCTCGTCCAGAAGCTGAAGGACGGGTCGAGCGCCTTGATCAGCCAGGTCGTCGAAGCGATGACGACCAACGAGACGTTCTTCTTCCGCGACAAGGTCCCGTTCGATCATTTTCGCGACGTGATCATGCCGGAGCTCCTCAAGGCGCGCGCCAACCGCAAGTCGATCCGGATCTGGTGCGCTGCTTGCTCGACCGGCCAGGAGCCGTATTCGCTGGCGATGTCGCTCAAGGAGATGGGATCTGCGCTCAGTGGATGGCGCATCGAGATCATCGCCACCGATCTGTCGCAGGAGGTGCTGGAGAAATCGAAGGCCGGCCTCTACAGCCAGTTCGAGGTGCAGCGCGGGCTGCCGATCCAGCTTCTGGTCAAATATTTCAAGCAGGCAGGCGAACTCTGGCAGATCAATTCCGACGTGCGCGGCATGGTCCAGCATCGCCAGCTCAATCTGCTGCACGACTTCTCACAGCTCGGCACGTTCGACGTCGTGTTCTGCCGCAACGTGCTGATCTATTTCGATCAGGACACCAAGATCAACATCTTCGGCCGGCTCGCCAAGCAGATGGAGCCGGACGGCTTCCTCGTACTCGGTGCGGCGGAGACCGTCGTCGGCCTCACCGACGTGTTCAAGCCGCTCGCGGACCGGCGTGGCCTGTATCGCCCGAGCGGGATCGCTTCCGCGGCGAAGGCGTCCGCTCCGGGAATGCCCAGGATCGCGGCCGCGGGCAACTAG
- a CDS encoding response regulator, translated as MKSCLVVDDSSVVRKIARRILEELGFSVVEAEDGERALEICTKSLPDAILLDWNMPVMDGYDFLGRLRRLPGGEGPKVVFCTTENDIDHISRALNAGANEYIMKPFDKEIVAAKFQEVGLIQALSAESA; from the coding sequence ATGAAGAGCTGTCTGGTCGTGGATGACTCCAGCGTCGTGCGCAAGATCGCACGGCGTATCCTGGAGGAGTTGGGCTTCTCCGTCGTCGAGGCGGAGGATGGCGAGCGGGCGCTCGAGATCTGCACCAAGAGCCTGCCGGACGCCATTCTGCTCGACTGGAACATGCCCGTCATGGACGGTTATGATTTCCTCGGGCGCCTGCGCCGGCTGCCGGGCGGCGAAGGCCCCAAGGTGGTGTTCTGCACCACCGAAAACGACATCGATCACATTTCGCGCGCGCTGAACGCCGGCGCCAACGAATACATCATGAAGCCGTTCGACAAAGAGATTGTGGCCGCCAAATTCCAGGAAGTTGGTCTCATCCAGGCGCTGTCAGCCGAATCCGCCTGA
- a CDS encoding chemotaxis protein CheW: MSSKIETTEGAAVEYVTAMIGGQLFGLPISRVQDVFMPERVTRVPLSSAEIAGVLNLRGRIVTVVDMRARLGLARAEDGKPPMAVGVDLRGESYGLLIDQIGEVLRLPEEGREENPVNLDPRMAKFAGGVHRLDGQLMVILDVDRVLELLPKAAIAA; the protein is encoded by the coding sequence ATGAGCAGCAAGATCGAAACCACCGAGGGCGCCGCCGTCGAATACGTCACTGCGATGATCGGCGGCCAGCTGTTCGGCCTGCCGATCTCCCGGGTACAGGACGTGTTCATGCCGGAGCGGGTGACGCGGGTGCCGCTGTCATCGGCGGAGATCGCCGGGGTCCTGAACCTGCGCGGCCGCATCGTGACCGTCGTCGACATGCGGGCGCGGCTCGGCCTTGCCCGCGCCGAGGACGGCAAGCCGCCGATGGCGGTCGGCGTCGATCTGCGCGGCGAGTCCTACGGTCTCCTGATCGACCAGATCGGCGAGGTGCTGCGGCTGCCCGAGGAGGGCCGGGAGGAGAACCCCGTCAATCTCGACCCGCGCATGGCGAAATTCGCCGGCGGCGTGCACCGCCTCGACGGCCAGCTGATGGTCATTCTCGACGTCGATCGCGTGCTCGAACTCCTGCCGAAGGCAGCAATCGCCGCCTAG
- a CDS encoding hybrid sensor histidine kinase/response regulator, whose protein sequence is MDDLLREFLTETSESLDTVDNQLVRFEQEPNNAKILDNIFRLVHTIKGTCGFLGLPRLEALAHAAETLMGKFRDGMPVTGEAVTLILTTIDRIKDILGQLEANEAEPEGEDRDLISELEAMVERGMAAMAAGEAAPPLVPAAPPAPAVTHGSLIDQTLERPLRPGEVSLDELERAFRETAIELPPAHEKAPEPKAAAPAPVAKAGPAKAEAEAKAEPKKAARPKVNADGEVHENDKVANQSIRVNVDTLEHLMTMVSELVLTRNQLLEIARRNEDTEFKVPLQRLSNVTAELQEGVMKTRMQPIGNAWQKLPRIVRDLATELGKQIELEMHGADTELDRQVLDLIKDPLTHMVRNSADHGLETMAERAAAGKAEQGTIRLSAYHEGGHIIICIADNGRGLNTERIKAKALANGLVTEAELEKMTEAQIHKFIFEPGFSTAAAVTSVSGRGVGMDVVRTNIDQIGGTIDIKSVLGEGTSVTIKIPLTLAIVSALIVEAGGDRFAIPQLSVVELVRARANSEHRIERIKDTAVLRLRNKLLPLMHLKKLLKIDDGSSTDPENGFIVVTQVGNQTFGIVVDCVFHTEEIVVKPMSTKLRHIDMFSGNTILGDGAVIMIIDPNGIAKALGAAGSASQAVSDEHAAHHAIGGEQLTSLLVFRAGTAQPKAVPLALVTRLEEIAADKIEISNGRYMVQYRDQLMPLVQMEGVSVQTSGSQPILVFADETRAMGLVVDEIIDIVEERLNIQVSGAKDGILGSAVIKGQATEVIDVGHFLPMAFADWFIRKEMHTDAQTQSVLLVDDSPFFRNMLAPVLKSAGYKVRTAASAIEGLATLRSGHSFDIVVTDIEMPEMNGFEFTEAIRADQNLSQMPVIAVSSLVSPAAIERGRQAGLYDYIAKFDRPGLIAALKEQIEERARAEANRRAA, encoded by the coding sequence ATGGACGATCTGTTGCGTGAGTTCCTGACGGAGACCAGCGAGAGCCTGGACACCGTCGACAATCAATTGGTGCGGTTCGAGCAGGAGCCGAACAACGCCAAGATCCTCGATAACATCTTCCGGCTGGTGCACACGATCAAGGGGACCTGCGGCTTCCTCGGCCTGCCGCGGCTCGAAGCACTGGCGCATGCCGCCGAAACATTGATGGGCAAATTCCGCGACGGCATGCCGGTGACCGGCGAGGCCGTCACGCTGATCCTGACCACGATCGACCGCATCAAGGACATCCTGGGACAGCTCGAGGCCAACGAGGCCGAGCCCGAGGGCGAGGACCGCGACCTCATCAGCGAGCTCGAGGCCATGGTCGAGCGCGGCATGGCGGCCATGGCCGCCGGCGAAGCGGCCCCGCCGCTGGTGCCGGCCGCGCCGCCCGCCCCCGCGGTGACGCACGGCTCGCTGATCGACCAGACGCTGGAGCGTCCGCTGCGTCCGGGCGAAGTGTCGCTCGACGAGCTCGAGCGGGCCTTCCGCGAGACCGCGATCGAGTTGCCGCCCGCGCATGAGAAGGCGCCTGAGCCCAAGGCCGCTGCCCCGGCGCCGGTCGCCAAGGCCGGGCCTGCCAAGGCGGAAGCAGAGGCCAAGGCCGAGCCGAAGAAGGCGGCGCGGCCGAAGGTCAATGCCGACGGCGAGGTGCACGAGAACGACAAGGTCGCCAACCAGTCGATCCGCGTCAACGTCGACACGCTCGAACATCTGATGACGATGGTCTCGGAGCTGGTGCTGACGCGCAACCAGCTCCTGGAGATCGCCCGCCGCAACGAGGACACCGAGTTCAAGGTGCCGCTGCAGCGGCTGTCCAACGTCACCGCCGAGCTGCAGGAGGGCGTCATGAAGACGCGCATGCAGCCGATCGGCAATGCCTGGCAGAAGCTGCCGCGCATCGTCCGCGACCTCGCCACCGAACTCGGCAAGCAGATCGAGCTCGAGATGCACGGCGCCGACACCGAGCTCGACCGCCAGGTGCTCGACCTGATCAAGGACCCGCTCACCCACATGGTGCGCAACTCCGCCGATCACGGCCTGGAGACGATGGCCGAGCGCGCCGCGGCCGGCAAGGCCGAGCAGGGCACCATCCGGCTGTCCGCCTATCACGAAGGCGGCCATATCATCATCTGCATCGCCGACAACGGCCGCGGCCTCAACACCGAGCGCATCAAGGCCAAGGCCTTGGCGAACGGCCTCGTCACCGAGGCCGAGCTCGAGAAGATGACGGAAGCGCAGATCCACAAGTTCATCTTCGAGCCGGGCTTCTCGACCGCGGCCGCCGTCACCTCGGTCTCGGGCCGCGGCGTCGGCATGGACGTGGTGCGCACCAACATCGACCAGATCGGCGGCACCATCGACATCAAGTCGGTGCTCGGCGAGGGCACCTCGGTCACCATCAAGATCCCGCTGACGCTCGCGATCGTCTCGGCGCTGATCGTCGAAGCCGGCGGCGACCGCTTCGCGATCCCGCAATTGTCGGTCGTCGAGTTGGTGCGTGCGCGCGCCAACTCCGAGCATCGCATCGAGCGCATCAAGGACACCGCGGTCTTGCGCTTGCGCAACAAGCTGCTGCCGCTGATGCATCTGAAGAAGCTCCTGAAGATCGACGACGGCTCGTCGACCGATCCGGAGAACGGCTTCATCGTGGTGACGCAGGTCGGCAACCAGACCTTCGGCATCGTGGTCGACTGCGTGTTCCACACCGAGGAAATCGTGGTCAAGCCGATGTCGACCAAGCTGCGTCACATCGACATGTTCTCGGGCAACACCATCCTGGGCGACGGCGCCGTGATCATGATCATCGATCCGAACGGCATTGCGAAAGCGCTCGGCGCCGCCGGCTCGGCCTCGCAGGCGGTGTCCGACGAGCACGCCGCGCATCACGCCATCGGCGGCGAGCAGCTCACCTCGCTGCTGGTGTTCCGCGCCGGCACGGCGCAGCCCAAGGCGGTGCCGCTGGCGCTGGTCACGCGCCTGGAGGAGATCGCGGCCGACAAGATCGAGATCTCCAACGGCCGCTACATGGTGCAGTACCGCGACCAGCTGATGCCCCTGGTGCAGATGGAAGGCGTGTCGGTGCAGACGTCGGGCTCGCAGCCGATCCTGGTGTTCGCCGACGAGACCCGCGCGATGGGCCTCGTGGTCGACGAGATCATCGACATCGTCGAGGAGCGGCTCAACATCCAGGTCTCCGGCGCCAAGGACGGCATCCTCGGCTCGGCGGTGATCAAGGGCCAGGCGACCGAGGTGATCGACGTCGGCCACTTCCTGCCGATGGCCTTCGCCGACTGGTTCATCCGCAAGGAGATGCACACCGACGCGCAGACGCAGTCGGTGCTGCTGGTCGACGACTCGCCGTTCTTCCGCAACATGCTGGCGCCGGTGTTGAAGTCGGCCGGCTACAAGGTGCGCACGGCGGCCTCGGCGATCGAGGGCCTGGCCACGCTGCGCTCCGGGCACAGCTTCGACATCGTCGTCACCGACATCGAGATGCCGGAGATGAACGGCTTCGAGTTCACCGAGGCGATCCGCGCCGACCAGAACCTGAGCCAGATGCCGGTCATCGCGGTGTCGTCGCTGGTGTCGCCGGCGGCGATCGAGCGCGGCCGCCAGGCGGGCCTCTACGACTACATCGCCAAGTTCGACCGGCCAGGCCTGATCGCGGCGCTGAAGGAACAGATCGAGGAACGGGCCCGCGCCGAAGCCAACCGGCGGGCCGCGTGA
- the flbT gene encoding flagellar biosynthesis repressor FlbT, with translation MPLRVELKPFERIVIGDSVIVNSNTRARFIVEGDAPILRERDTVTAETADTPAKRLYLCVQTMYLKNDAIRYRASYLACMNELRRAIPEAAGQAETVDRHVTEGALYKALKEIRALIEREDRAVAPAEAMP, from the coding sequence ATGCCCCTGCGGGTCGAGCTGAAGCCTTTCGAGCGCATCGTGATCGGCGACAGCGTCATCGTTAATTCGAATACGCGCGCCCGCTTCATCGTCGAAGGCGACGCGCCCATCCTCCGCGAGCGTGACACCGTCACCGCCGAGACCGCCGATACGCCGGCCAAGCGCCTCTATCTCTGCGTCCAGACGATGTATCTGAAGAACGACGCGATCCGTTATCGCGCGTCCTATCTCGCCTGTATGAACGAGTTGCGCAGGGCGATTCCGGAAGCCGCCGGCCAAGCCGAGACGGTGGATCGCCATGTCACGGAAGGAGCGCTGTACAAGGCTCTGAAGGAGATCAGGGCGCTGATCGAGCGAGAGGATCGCGCAGTCGCGCCGGCCGAAGCGATGCCTTGA
- a CDS encoding flagellin: MSGIVLSASVRQNLLSLQSTAQLLATTQNNLSTGKKVNSALDNPTNFFTAQGLDNRASDISNLLDGIGNGVQVLQAANTGITSLQKLVDSAKSIANQVLQSAVGYSTKSSVTSAALTGATATDLLGSSSTAVTGSVVNNDNTSSAVAITGSTKLSGTAGTASNNLATGITSGETLVVNGTTFTFITGTSSTGTNIGIGDSVSNLLSAIQTQTGVTASITAGAITLTPPAAGLTLSGSTGTLGKLGLTAVGDGLSGQTLTVGATGGGTATSITFGLGTGQVKSLNDLNAKLAANNLQATVDSSTGKISITTTNDAASATIGAIGGTSAASSQAFNGLTAAAPVADATAQTQRASLVSQYNNVLAQINTTAADASFNGINLLNGDTLKLTFNETGKSTLSITGVTFNSAGLGLSNLTSGTDFLDNNSANKVIGVLNSASSTLRNEASTLGSNLSVVQVRQDFNKNLINVLQTGSSNLTLADTNEEAANSQALSTRQSIAVSALSLANQSQASVLQLLR; encoded by the coding sequence ATGTCAGGTATCGTACTCTCTGCGTCGGTTCGCCAGAACCTGCTCTCGCTCCAGTCGACGGCTCAGCTCCTCGCCACCACGCAGAACAACCTCTCCACGGGCAAGAAGGTCAACTCGGCGCTCGACAATCCGACCAACTTCTTCACCGCCCAGGGTCTCGACAACCGCGCTTCCGACATCTCCAATCTGCTCGACGGCATCGGCAACGGCGTGCAGGTGCTGCAGGCCGCCAACACCGGCATCACCTCGCTGCAGAAGCTCGTCGACAGCGCCAAGTCGATCGCCAACCAGGTGCTGCAGAGCGCGGTGGGCTACTCCACCAAGTCGAGCGTGACCTCGGCGGCTCTGACCGGCGCGACCGCCACCGACCTGCTCGGCTCCAGCTCGACGGCTGTGACCGGCTCGGTCGTGAACAACGACAATACCTCCAGCGCCGTGGCGATCACCGGCTCGACCAAGCTGTCGGGTACGGCGGGCACCGCGTCGAACAACCTCGCCACCGGCATCACCTCCGGTGAGACGCTGGTCGTCAACGGCACCACCTTCACCTTCATCACCGGCACGTCCTCGACGGGCACCAACATCGGCATCGGCGACAGCGTCAGCAACCTGCTGTCGGCGATCCAGACCCAGACCGGCGTGACCGCGTCGATCACCGCGGGTGCGATCACCCTGACGCCGCCGGCGGCGGGATTGACGCTCTCGGGCAGCACCGGCACCTTGGGCAAGCTCGGGCTGACTGCTGTCGGCGACGGCTTGTCAGGTCAGACCTTGACGGTCGGCGCCACAGGAGGTGGCACGGCGACAAGCATCACGTTCGGTCTAGGGACAGGACAGGTCAAGTCGCTGAACGATCTCAACGCGAAGCTCGCAGCCAACAACCTGCAGGCCACGGTCGACTCGTCCACCGGCAAGATCTCGATCACCACGACCAACGACGCGGCTTCGGCCACGATCGGTGCGATCGGCGGTACGTCGGCTGCATCCAGCCAGGCCTTCAACGGTCTGACGGCGGCGGCTCCGGTGGCGGACGCGACCGCGCAGACGCAGCGCGCGAGCCTGGTCTCCCAGTACAACAACGTGCTGGCGCAGATCAACACGACCGCGGCTGACGCTTCGTTCAACGGCATCAACCTGCTGAACGGCGACACGCTGAAGTTGACCTTCAACGAAACGGGTAAGTCGACGCTGTCGATCACCGGTGTCACGTTCAACTCGGCTGGCCTCGGCCTGTCGAACCTGACCTCGGGCACCGACTTCCTCGACAACAACTCGGCGAACAAGGTCATCGGCGTCCTCAACTCGGCGAGCTCCACGCTGCGCAACGAGGCCTCCACGCTGGGTTCGAACCTCTCGGTGGTGCAGGTTCGTCAGGACTTCAACAAGAACCTGATCAACGTGCTGCAGACCGGCTCGTCGAACCTGACGCTGGCCGACACCAACGAGGAAGCGGCCAACAGCCAGGCGCTGTCGACCCGCCAGTCGATCGCGGTGTCCGCGCTGTCGCTCGCCAACCAGTCGCAGGCGAGCGTGCTGCAGCTCCTGCGCTAA
- a CDS encoding histidine kinase dimerization/phospho-acceptor domain-containing protein, producing MASSTYQRSKQSLPSPGADIPAAATPDIHPGMAIVGQVAGGLLHDFNNILTVITGTIDILAEAVEDKPELAAVARLIDEAATRGARLTSQLLSFARGRPPQPCAVELNELLVDVARLLRPTLGTEVEVTTSVGADVPAVFADPGQLMAALLCLAIGARHRLEHGGRIDIQARRMSADASGAGGISSDVQIVLTASVSAAEAGPADPVFSEIRLVEDFVRRSNGRLELQEPRGRTASVEIVLPHADRAPA from the coding sequence ATGGCCTCTTCCACCTACCAGCGGTCCAAACAGTCGCTACCGAGCCCGGGCGCAGACATTCCGGCTGCAGCGACGCCGGACATCCACCCCGGGATGGCCATCGTGGGTCAGGTTGCCGGTGGCCTGCTGCACGACTTCAACAACATTCTCACCGTGATCACGGGGACCATCGACATTCTCGCCGAAGCGGTCGAGGACAAGCCTGAACTGGCGGCCGTCGCGCGTCTGATCGACGAGGCCGCGACCCGGGGCGCTCGATTGACGTCGCAGCTTCTGTCGTTCGCAAGGGGCCGGCCGCCGCAGCCATGTGCGGTGGAGTTGAACGAGCTCCTGGTCGACGTCGCTCGCCTGCTTCGTCCGACATTGGGCACCGAGGTCGAGGTGACGACGTCGGTGGGCGCGGACGTGCCGGCCGTCTTCGCTGATCCGGGCCAGTTGATGGCGGCATTGCTGTGTCTTGCGATCGGGGCCCGACATCGACTGGAGCACGGCGGCCGCATCGACATCCAGGCCAGGCGCATGAGTGCGGACGCCTCGGGCGCCGGCGGCATCTCCTCCGACGTGCAGATCGTGTTGACGGCGTCGGTGAGTGCGGCGGAGGCCGGTCCAGCCGATCCCGTGTTCTCGGAGATCCGGCTGGTCGAGGATTTCGTCAGGCGCTCGAACGGACGTCTGGAGCTCCAGGAGCCGCGCGGCCGGACCGCCAGCGTCGAGATCGTCCTCCCGCACGCGGACCGCGCCCCCGCGTAA
- a CDS encoding Crp/Fnr family transcriptional regulator, with the protein MDPSLRSPNGFLSSLTDDDFELIRPYLRTVDLVQDSILAEVGEKLSRIYFPHRGVISLVVNLARGERVQVAMIGRDSFFGSMSLLAGGDPVVLNSAVVLVPGAASVVDIDRVRAAAEQSPSFRALMLRHALAIYVQSQQTAGCNAAHTVESRLARCLLQTHDLSGGNKLYITQESLAQMIGARRNSVSLVASTLQQADFIHYSRGHIEIIDLEGLKKTACECYGAVKAHYENLVRPRSLP; encoded by the coding sequence TTGGACCCCAGCTTGCGTTCTCCGAACGGTTTCCTGTCGTCGTTGACCGACGATGATTTCGAGCTGATCCGACCCTATCTGCGGACCGTGGATCTGGTGCAAGACTCCATTCTCGCCGAGGTCGGCGAAAAGCTTTCGCGCATCTACTTTCCTCATCGCGGCGTGATCTCGCTGGTCGTGAACCTCGCGCGCGGAGAGCGCGTTCAGGTGGCGATGATCGGTCGCGATAGCTTCTTCGGAAGCATGTCCCTGCTCGCGGGCGGCGATCCGGTGGTGCTGAACAGCGCGGTGGTCCTCGTTCCCGGTGCTGCATCGGTCGTCGACATCGACAGGGTACGGGCAGCCGCCGAACAGAGCCCCTCGTTTCGCGCGCTGATGTTGCGCCACGCACTCGCCATCTACGTGCAGAGTCAGCAGACCGCCGGTTGCAACGCCGCCCACACCGTCGAGTCGCGTCTCGCCCGTTGCCTGCTGCAGACGCATGACCTTTCAGGCGGCAACAAGCTCTACATCACCCAGGAGTCCCTGGCGCAGATGATCGGCGCCCGACGCAACAGCGTTTCGCTGGTGGCGAGCACGCTGCAGCAGGCGGACTTCATCCACTATAGCCGCGGCCATATCGAGATCATCGATCTGGAGGGGCTGAAGAAGACGGCGTGTGAGTGCTACGGCGCCGTGAAGGCCCACTACGAGAATCTGGTCCGGCCGCGCAGCCTGCCGTAA
- a CDS encoding response regulator, giving the protein MAFDLSMPILVVDDYATMIRIIRNLLKQLGFENVDDASDGSAALSKMQAKKYGLVISDWNMEPMTGYDLLREVRASPELSKTPFIMITAESKTENVIAAKKAGVSNYIVKPFNAATLKTKMEAVFGPAE; this is encoded by the coding sequence ATGGCCTTTGATCTGTCGATGCCGATCCTGGTGGTCGATGACTACGCCACTATGATCCGGATCATCCGCAACCTGCTGAAGCAGCTCGGATTCGAGAACGTCGACGACGCCAGCGACGGATCGGCCGCGCTCTCCAAGATGCAGGCGAAGAAGTATGGCCTCGTGATCTCCGACTGGAACATGGAGCCGATGACCGGCTACGACCTGCTGCGCGAGGTGCGCGCCAGCCCGGAACTGTCGAAGACGCCGTTCATCATGATCACGGCCGAATCGAAGACCGAGAACGTCATCGCCGCCAAGAAGGCCGGCGTGAGCAACTACATCGTCAAGCCGTTCAATGCTGCGACGCTCAAGACCAAGATGGAAGCCGTGTTCGGCCCGGCCGAATAG
- a CDS encoding response regulator: protein MRNELLVIEDAAVHLSILRKIAAQAGFNTTDVSSVDAASIVLQKRSLDCTMLDLSLGNRPGTEVLELNIDPPFSKPIDLMRPRQTLKQIAQQTDRRRLVRAAGW from the coding sequence ATGCGCAACGAACTCCTCGTGATCGAAGATGCCGCCGTGCATCTTTCAATCTTGCGAAAGATTGCAGCACAGGCCGGCTTCAACACGACGGACGTGAGCTCGGTCGACGCCGCCTCGATCGTCCTGCAGAAGAGGAGCTTGGACTGCACCATGCTGGACCTCTCGCTGGGCAACCGCCCCGGCACCGAGGTTCTCGAGCTCAACATAGATCCCCCCTTCTCGAAGCCGATCGACCTGATGCGGCCCCGGCAAACTCTGAAGCAGATCGCGCAGCAGACCGATCGCCGGCGGCTGGTCCGAGCGGCGGGCTGGTAG